From Isachenkonia alkalipeptolytica, one genomic window encodes:
- the glyA gene encoding serine hydroxymethyltransferase, producing the protein MNFKNLKTQDPEIYGVIEKEKKRQEGNIELIASENFVTDAVMETMGSYLTNKYAEGYPGKRYYGGCEEVDVAENLAIDRLKKLFNADHANVQPHSGANANIGVYFAVLKPGDTVLGMNLSHGGHLTHGSPVNFSGSYYNFVDYGVDSVNHEIDYEDVRQKALDAKPKLIVAGASAYPRKIDFKKFREIADEVGAYLMVDMAHIAGLIAAGLHMNPCEYADFVTTTTHKTLRGPRGGAILCKAEHKKLIDKAIFPGLQGGPLMHVIAAKAVAFKEALSDEFNQYQQQVIKNAKALGEELKKRNFTLISDGTDTHLLLVDLRNKNITGKKAEHLLDEVKITVNKNTVPFDPESPFVTSGIRIGTPAVTTRGMKEEDMAVIAEIMDLIIMNPDEKEEAIKMVDELCNKYDLYNS; encoded by the coding sequence ATGAACTTTAAAAATCTCAAAACGCAAGACCCTGAAATCTATGGGGTTATTGAAAAAGAAAAAAAACGACAAGAAGGAAATATTGAACTAATTGCTTCGGAAAATTTTGTAACAGACGCTGTAATGGAAACCATGGGAAGCTACCTTACAAACAAGTATGCGGAGGGGTATCCTGGAAAACGGTATTACGGAGGTTGTGAAGAAGTGGATGTGGCGGAAAATCTTGCCATTGATCGTTTAAAAAAACTTTTTAACGCAGATCATGCCAATGTACAACCTCATTCTGGAGCCAATGCCAATATTGGTGTCTATTTTGCAGTATTAAAACCCGGAGATACGGTTTTAGGCATGAATCTATCCCATGGAGGACACTTAACCCATGGAAGTCCGGTGAATTTTTCCGGTTCCTATTACAACTTTGTGGATTATGGTGTTGATTCAGTAAATCACGAAATTGATTATGAAGATGTTCGTCAAAAAGCATTGGATGCTAAGCCAAAGCTAATTGTTGCAGGCGCCAGTGCGTATCCTAGAAAGATTGACTTTAAAAAGTTTAGAGAAATTGCAGATGAGGTAGGAGCTTATCTAATGGTAGATATGGCTCATATCGCCGGGCTCATAGCCGCCGGGCTTCATATGAACCCCTGTGAATATGCAGATTTTGTTACCACAACTACCCACAAGACATTAAGAGGTCCTCGGGGGGGAGCTATTCTTTGCAAAGCAGAGCATAAAAAGTTAATTGACAAAGCTATTTTTCCCGGACTGCAAGGTGGTCCATTGATGCATGTAATTGCTGCAAAAGCCGTAGCTTTTAAAGAAGCTTTAAGTGACGAGTTCAATCAATACCAACAGCAGGTTATTAAAAATGCCAAGGCCCTAGGAGAAGAATTGAAAAAACGAAATTTCACATTGATCTCTGACGGTACGGATACTCATCTTCTGCTAGTGGATTTAAGAAATAAAAATATTACAGGAAAAAAAGCGGAACACTTGTTAGATGAAGTGAAAATCACTGTCAATAAAAACACCGTTCCCTTTGATCCCGAGAGTCCTTTTGTAACCAGCGGAATAAGAATTGGAACACCGGCGGTAACCACTAGGGGGATGAAGGAAGAAGATATGGCAGTTATTGCGGAAATCATGGATCTTATTATAATGAATCCCGACGAAAAAGAAGAAGCAATAAAAATGGTTGATGAACTTTGCAATAAATATGATTTATACAATAGTTAA
- a CDS encoding sigma-54 interaction domain-containing protein yields the protein MVSKSELNVILEKILYSIEEGVHVIDNHGKTLLYNDEMGTLEEMNSKDVIGSNLLTLFPSLNEESSTLLRVLKTEKPIINKSQTYLNHEGKQITTINSTFPLYYNNEKIGALEVAKNITKIKKLSDQIQQLQDQLIEPMNNKEKKRNKYNFDHLIGKSGGFFRAISIARKATKTSSSVLIYGETGTGKEIFAQSIHNESVRKNKPFIGQNCAALPENLLEGILFGTKKGSFTGAVDRPGIFEQANGGTILLDEIDSMDQNLQAKLLRVLQENYIRRIGGTKDISIDVRIIATTNQEPNFLLENNLIRKDLYYRLSVLNIVIPPLRKREYDLDLLSEYFIDKYNQKFNNEVWMLSDGVKDIFKNYHWPGNVRELENIIEGAMNLIHQEHVIKEEHLSSYLIDYYNSTQQKAAEVMSEEGQSTDYEAQAQEMDLNRAMESFEKQLIAKALRTNGQNISRAAKMLNIKRQTLQYKIKKYTLDG from the coding sequence ATGGTTTCCAAAAGCGAACTGAATGTGATTTTAGAAAAAATCCTTTATTCCATAGAAGAAGGGGTCCATGTCATCGACAATCATGGGAAAACCTTATTATATAATGATGAAATGGGAACGTTAGAAGAAATGAATAGTAAAGATGTGATTGGCAGTAATCTTTTAACCCTATTCCCCAGCTTGAATGAAGAGAGCAGTACACTCCTGAGAGTCCTGAAAACTGAAAAGCCTATAATTAATAAAAGTCAGACGTATTTAAATCATGAAGGAAAGCAAATAACCACCATCAATTCCACTTTTCCCCTTTACTATAATAATGAAAAGATAGGGGCTTTGGAAGTTGCTAAAAACATTACAAAAATAAAAAAACTTTCGGATCAGATTCAACAATTACAGGATCAATTGATTGAACCCATGAACAATAAAGAAAAAAAAAGAAATAAATATAATTTTGATCATCTAATCGGGAAAAGCGGAGGATTTTTCAGAGCTATTAGTATTGCCAGAAAAGCCACTAAAACTTCTTCAAGTGTTTTAATCTATGGAGAAACCGGAACTGGTAAAGAAATATTTGCTCAAAGTATTCATAATGAAAGTGTAAGAAAAAACAAACCCTTTATAGGGCAAAACTGTGCAGCATTACCGGAAAATCTATTAGAAGGCATCCTCTTTGGTACCAAAAAAGGAAGTTTTACCGGAGCTGTAGACCGACCCGGGATTTTTGAGCAAGCCAACGGAGGAACCATTTTATTAGATGAAATAGACTCTATGGATCAAAATCTACAAGCTAAATTGCTAAGAGTCCTCCAAGAAAATTATATACGGCGAATAGGTGGCACAAAGGATATTTCTATCGATGTCCGGATTATTGCAACAACGAATCAAGAACCTAATTTTCTGTTGGAAAACAACCTTATTCGAAAGGATCTTTATTATCGATTGAGTGTATTGAACATTGTTATTCCCCCTCTGCGAAAGCGTGAGTATGATCTTGATTTGCTGAGTGAGTATTTTATCGATAAATATAATCAAAAATTCAATAACGAAGTATGGATGCTTTCCGATGGAGTGAAGGATATCTTTAAGAATTATCATTGGCCTGGAAACGTCCGAGAATTAGAGAATATAATAGAAGGTGCTATGAATCTCATTCATCAAGAACATGTAATTAAAGAAGAACATCTTTCCAGCTACCTCATTGACTATTATAATAGTACTCAGCAAAAAGCGGCGGAAGTGATGAGTGAGGAGGGCCAAAGTACCGATTATGAGGCTCAGGCTCAGGAAATGGATTTAAACAGAGCCATGGAAAGCTTTGAAAAACAATTAATTGCAAAAGCCTTGAGGACTAATGGGCAAAATATTAGCCGAGCTGCAAAGATGTTGAATATTAAAAGACAAACCTTACAGTATAAAATAAAAAAATATACACTGGATGGATAG